GAATGGAGTGTTGGAGACGCGGGTTGTTGTATTTGATCCAGACGCTAAAATGAATGTTTCTTCtaccattaaattttttttatcagtaacTTTATCATAAATAGATTCCACTGGTTCATATCGTTTAAACGAGACCTTCACGTCCGATTTAACAGCTTTTTTCATCTCAGTCGCTCAAGGAAAATTACGGTCCGTTTTTCTCATATTAAACATGCCGAGGATTAACAAGACCTCGCTGATCCAGAGGATCGTGAGCCAGGCTTGTCTGACGTTCAAAAACGGCACTTCCTCCGGCTTTGGGGACAATAAGGTGCTGTTAGACCAGCAAGCAGGTCTGGTCACCCTACTGTCCGAGATCAGTGCTGCGGATTTGAAGATTGCGCCACCGAAGAAAGTCTCCGTATCCTCCCATCAGTCGCCTGCTTTCCCTCCAGTCACATACATGCACATCTGTGAGACTGATGTATTCAGCATGGGAGTGTTTCTGCTTAAGGCAGGGGCTTCCATACCTCTACATGACCATCCTGGGATGAATGGCATATTGAAGGTTCTATATGGCAAAGTCAATATAAGGTGTTATGACAAGTTGGATAAAGCTGATGGGGTTGAGAGTGAAAGTGAGGGGCACTTTAAGCCTTTCCAGGGCGATGATGTGAGGAGAGCCATGCTGAGGTCTTCGGGACAGTATTCTGAACAGAGTGGCCCTTGTATCTTGACCCCACTCAAAGACAACCTTCATGAAATTGATGCAGTTGATGGACCGGCTGCTTTCCTTGATATATTGGCACCACCATATGACCCTGATGATGGGAGAGACTGTCACTACTACAAAGTTTTACAGACTGCTGAGAAAAAGTCAGAGCAAAGTGATGAAAATGAAACATGGCTTTTAGAGATTCCCCAACCGGATGATTTTTGGTGTGGTGGAGAGCTGTATCCTGGGCCTGAAGTTTCTGTGTAGAGACATGCACACTGGAGTGGACCTAATATAGCCTATGCCTTCTCGGCTCTGTTAAAATATGCTTGATATTTGGGGACCGAACTACATCCCTACATGATTGTAATGTCTGTTCCACACCAGCTTTTTTTTACACTGTATGTGCCTCATAGGCTGCATGTTCTCATTGTGGCCTTGCTTGTGAATAATGAAAAGCATGTACTCTTGAAGTGCACACTTCATATAGTGTATATACTGCCTGGCCAAAAGAAAAAAGTCGCcttttggatttaaataatggttatgatctggggttgcttcagttggccTGGTCTATGCTCAGCAATGTAAGgctgcaataaaatgaagtcagctgagtcaccgaatgtactgaatgaccaggttatcccatcaatggattttttttcttccctgatgtcACAGGCATATTCTAGGACCAgaatgccaagattcattgggctaaaaatgtgaaagtggttCAGAGagaatgaggaatcattttcacacatgaattggccaccacagagtcctgtttttaaccccattgaaagtctttgggatgtgctggaggagactttacagagtggttcgactctcctgtcgtcaatacaagatctcggccaaaattAATGCaaatctggatggaaataaatgttgtgacgatgcataaggttgttgaaacaatgccaaGACGAATGcatg
This window of the Xyrauchen texanus isolate HMW12.3.18 chromosome 40, RBS_HiC_50CHRs, whole genome shotgun sequence genome carries:
- the LOC127633760 gene encoding 2-aminoethanethiol dioxygenase-like encodes the protein MPRINKTSLIQRIVSQACLTFKNGTSSGFGDNKVLLDQQAGLVTLLSEISAADLKIAPPKKVSVSSHQSPAFPPVTYMHICETDVFSMGVFLLKAGASIPLHDHPGMNGILKVLYGKVNIRCYDKLDKADGVESESEGHFKPFQGDDVRRAMLRSSGQYSEQSGPCILTPLKDNLHEIDAVDGPAAFLDILAPPYDPDDGRDCHYYKVLQTAEKKSEQSDENETWLLEIPQPDDFWCGGELYPGPEVSV